The Micropterus dolomieu isolate WLL.071019.BEF.003 ecotype Adirondacks linkage group LG22, ASM2129224v1, whole genome shotgun sequence genome contains a region encoding:
- the LOC123961666 gene encoding unconventional myosin-Va-like, with amino-acid sequence MAASELYSKYARVWLPDAAEVWKSAELIKDYTPGDLTLTLQLEDGTVVEHKIDPRTNNLPPLRNPNILVGENDLTALSYLHEPAVLHNLKVRFIDSRLIYTYCGIVLVAINPYESLPFYEPDIIKAYSGQNMGDMDPHIFAVAEEAYKQMARDERNQSIIVSGESGAGKTVSAKYAMRYFATVSSSSGEANVEERVLASNPIMEALGNAKTTRNDNSSRFGKYIEIGFDKKHCIIGANMRTYLLEKSRVVFQAHGERNYHIFYQLCASSHLPEFKAFKLGCADDFHCTNQGQSPVIDGVNDAKEMRNTRRAFSLLGINESDQMAIYQIVAAILHLSNVDVKDQSSDRSSILPDDVNLMVFCELMGVPCEEMAHWLCHRKLKTTTETFVKSFSKMNAVNGRDALAKHIYARLFSWIVGSINCALKSTVKQHSFIGVLDIYGFETFDVNSFEQFCINYANEKLQQQFNLHVFKLEQEEYMKEEIPWTLIDFYDNQPCINLIEAKLGILDLLDEECKMPKGSDDTWAQKLYNTLLKQNAHFDKPRLSNTAFIIHHFADKVEYQCQGFLEKNKDTVNEEQINVLKRSKVDLLLKLFEDDDKATSSTSKNTSVVGRAGQAQRDNKKTVGLQFRQSLHLLMDTLNATTPHYVRCIKPNDQKASFTLDPVRAVQQLRACGILETIRISAAGFPSRWTYQEFFNRYRVLMKQKDVLPDRKQTCKNLLEKLIRDHDKYQFGKTKIFFRAGQVAYLEKLRSDKLRMACVRIQKTIRCWLARKKYLRMRESAVTIQRHVRGHQARCYVKFLRRTRAAVVIQRNVRMWVTRRRYQQQRSAAITIQCFLRVYMAKKQYYKLMFEQKAVVIQKWVKGWLARQYYKRTVAAIILLQSCVRRIRAKKELKKLKVEARSVEHFKKLNIGMENKILQLQHKINEQHKENRELSERLNVVEKTWTVEREKKSREIEDLRRSEQEARAKAETLPSLLEQLSFLQHELENTSREKQDLEEQTKIYKEQTEQVVEELNMKNSLLSSEKDELNKLILDQAQLLTDIKTNVMNTEQMEKDLAEERTRYQSLLSEHLHLEERHRDLMEEMNLSISSSKSGHKKTDSNYSSNSSEFSQSLGSTEGEDSSVQTEDKTQLTVDLPVLLKLQRKVKELELEKQSLWQQLDKREEAQQEKAKQVEEQRTVGRAELDLETLKRQELESENKKLKQDLNELRKSLTNESSKLAPPAPGSKPYNILLEQLSSSNEELEMRKEEVLLLRSHMVRQEALKHKDSALGGGVKLDLSDSPSFQNVGRSADIHTLNEDGELWLAYEGLKETNRLLECQMQEHERVNNEKCKKLLEEVNKLKKEKDEQQKLLAQSLSLPEGARIGASLNHEITRLTNENLELLEQQEKQDKTIRKLKKQLKLYVKKVEDFEASAQQKNNAPVMNAPVRAVNITRKEKEYQGMLEYRQGDESRLLKNVVTDLKPRGVAVSFIPGLPAYIIFMCLRYADIVNDDQRVSTLLNSTISSIKGVIKRRGDDFEVVSFWLANTCRLMHCLKQYSGDEVVMTQNTAKQNEHCLTNFELSEYQQVFGDLAIQIYRQLIKCVEDILQPLIVASMLEHEAIQGVLGSKPTGLRKRSTSFPQGAVTVEALLQRLGLFHTTMCQHGMDSDLIKQVVKQQFYIICAVTLNHLLLRKDMCSWSKGLQIRYNVWQLEEWLAEKDLACCGAKETLEPLVQAAQLLQTKKKTEADAQAICTMCTALTTAQILKVLTLYTPVIEFEERVPTTFIATIKNLLKDRVESSTLMMDTKKIFSITLPFTPSSVALETIQIPASINLGFLTRI; translated from the exons ATGGCAGCGTCTGAACTTTACTCTAAG TATGCCCGTGTATGGCTCCCAGATGCAGCAGAAGTGTGGAAGTCAGCAGAGCTTATCAAAGATTACACTCCTGGCGACCTGACGCTGACTCTGCAGCTGGAGGATGGCACG GTGGTGGAACACAAAATCGACCCCCGAACCAACAACCTGCCACCACTAAGAAACCCTAACATCCTTGTGGGGGAAAATGACCTCACAGCTCTCAGTTACCTCCACGAGCCTGCAGTGCTACACAACCTTAAAGTGCGCTTTATCGACTCCAGGTTGATTTACACTTACTGTG GAATTGTCCTGGTTGCCATTAATCCTTATGAGAGCCTGCCCTTCTATGAACCTGACATCATCAAAGCCTACAGTGGGCAGAACATGGGAGACATGGACCCCCATATATTTGCAGTAGCAGAGGAAGCATACAAACAGATGGCCAG AGATGAAAGAAACCAGTCCATCATAGTAAGTGGTGAATCGGGAGCTGGCAAAACTGTCTCTGCTAAGTACGCTATGCGTTACTTTGCCACAGTCAGCAGCTCCTCTGGTGAGGCCAATGTTGAGGAGAGAGTCCTTGCCTCCAACCCCATCATGGAG GCCCTTGGGAATGCCAAGACAACAAGGAATGACAATAGCAGTCGCTTTGGGAAGTACATTGAGATTGGGTTTGACAAGAAGCATTGTATAATTGGGGCTAACATGAGAACCTACTTACTGGAAAAGTCTAGAGTTGTGTTTCAG GCCCATGGAGAAAGGAACTACCATATATTCTACCAGCTGTGTGCCTCTTCACATTTACCAGAGTTTAAAGCCTTCAAGTTAG GTTGCGCAGATGACTTCCACTGTACTAACCAGGGTCAGAGCCCAGTCATAGATGGAGTGAATGATGCCAAAGAAATGCGCAACACCAGGCGGGCTTTCTCCCTGTTAG GGATCAATGAAAGTGATCAAATGGCAATTTACCAAATTGTGGCAGCTATTCTCCATCTTAGCAATGTGGATGTGAAAGATCAGTCATCAGACAGAAGCAGCATCTTG CCAGATGATGTCAACCTGATGGTGTTTTGTGAGTTGATGGGGGTACCCTGTGAAGAAATGGCCCACTGGTTATGTCACAGGAAACTCAAGACGACCACAGAAACCTTTGTCAAGTCTTTCTCCAAAATGAATGCAGTCAATGGCCGAGATGCCTTAGCCAAACACATCTATGCCAGACTCTTCAGCTGGATTGTGGGCAGTATTAACTGTGCCTTAAAATCTACAGTGAAACAACACTCGTTCATTGGTGTACTCGACATTTACGG GTTTGAAACATTTGATGTCAACAGCTTTGAACAGTTTTGCATCAATTATGCCAATGAGAAGCTACAACAACAGTTCAACCTG CATGTATTCAAACTGGAGCAAGAGGAGTACATGAAAGAGGAGATCCCTTGGACATTGATTGACTTCTACGATAACCAGCCGTGCATTAATCTCATCGAGGCCAAGCTGGGTATCCTGGACCTTCTGGATGAGGAATGCAAG ATGCCCAAAGGCTCTGATGACACATGGGCCCAGAAACTGTACAACACCCTCCTGAAGCAAAATGCTCACTTTGATAAACCCAGGTTATCAAATACAGCTTTCATCATTCACCACTTTGCTGACAAG GTGGAGTACCAGTGTCAAGGTTTCCTGGAGAAAAACAAGGACACTGTCAATGAGGAGCAGATAAATGTGCTGAAAAGGAGCAAG GTTGATTTGCTGCTGAAGCTGTTTGAGGATGACGACAAGGCAACAAGTTCTACTAGCAAAAATACCAGTGTCGTTGGAAGGGCTGGTCAGGCTCAGAGGGATAATAAGAAGACTGTTGGACTGCAG TTTCGACAGTCTCTGCATTTGCTGATGGACACACTAAATGCTACAACTCCTCACTACGTACGCTGCATCAAGCCAAATGACCAAAAAGCTTCATTCAC CTTGGACCCTGTGAGGGCAGTGCAGCAGCTTCGAGCGTGTGGCATCCTCGAGACAATCCGGATCTCAGCAGCGGGCTTCCCATCTAG ATGGACCTATCAGGAATTCTTCAATCGTTATCGGGTCCTGATGAAGCAAAAGGACGTGCTTCCTGATAGAAAACAAACCTGCAAAAATCTCCTGGAAAAACTTATAAGG GACCACGATAAGTATCAGTTTGGCAAAACCAAGATCTTCTTCAGGGCGGGTCAGGTGGCTTACCTGGAGAAGCTGCGTTCTGACAAGCTGCGTATGGCTTGTGTCCGCATCCAGAAGACTATCCGCTGCTGGCTGGCTCGCAAAAAGTACTTGAGGATGAGGGAATCTGCTGTCACCATACAGAGACATGTACGGGGTCACCAGGCACGCTG TTATGTGAAGTTCCTGCGAAGAAccagagcagctgttgtcattCAGCGGAATGTACGTATGTGGGTGACCAGGAGACGCTACCAGCAACAGCGCTCTGCAGCTATCACTATTCAGTGCTTCTTGAGGGTCTACATGGCTAAAAAGCAGTACTACAAG ttgaTGTTTGAGCAAAAGGCTGTGGTCATCCAGAAATGGGTGAAAGGCTGGCTGGCTAGACAGTATTATAAACGCACCGTGGCAGCTATCATCCTGCTGCAGAGCTGTGTACGCCGCATAAGGGCCAAGAAGGAATTAAAGAAGCTGAAAGTGGAGGCGCGCTCTGTGGAGCACTTCAAGAAGCTCAACATTGGCATGGAGAACAAGATTTTGCAGTTGCAGCACAAGATAAATGAGCAG CATAAAGAAAACAGAGAGCTCAGTGAGAGGCTGAATGTGGTGGAGAAGACCTGGActgtagagagagaaaaaaagagcagaGAGATTGAAGACCTACGTAGATCAGAGCAAGAGGCAAGAGCCAAGGCAGAGACTCTTCCCTCATTGCTGGAGCAACTCTCCTTCCTTCAGCACGAGCTGGAAAAcaccagcagagagaaacaagaCCTGGAAGAGCAGACAAAGATCTACAAGGAGCAGACGGAACAA GTGGTGGAAGAGCTTAATATGAAGAACAGCTTGTTGAGCAGCGAGAAAGATGAACTGAACAAACTAATCCTGGATCAAGCCCAACTGTTAACAG atATTAAAACTAACGTCATGAATACAGAACAGATGGAGAAAGACTTGGCTGAAGAGCGCACTCGCTACCAAAGTCTGCTGAGTGAACACCTGCATCTGGAGGAGCGGCATAGAGACCTGATGGAAGAGATGAATCTAAGCATT AGCTCAAGCAAATCTGGTCACAAGAAGACAGACTCCAACTATAGCAGTAATTCATCTGAGTTTAGTCAGAGCTTAGGCTCTACTGAGGGAGAAGACAGCTCggtacaaacagag GACAAGACCCAGTTGACAGTGGACCTGCCAGTCCTTCTGAAGCTCCAAAGAAAAGTTAAGGAACTGGAGCTGGAAAAACAGTCACTATGGCAGCAGCTGGATAAGAGAGAAGAAGCCCAACAGGAAAAGGCAAAA caggtggaggagcagagaaCTGTTGGCAGAGCAGAACTGGACCTGGAAACACTAAAG CGGCAAGAACTGGAGTCAGAGAACAAGAAGTTGAAGCAGGATCTAAATGAGCTGCGGAAGTCTCTGACCAATGAGAGTAGTAAACTTGCGCCCCCTGCCCCCGGCTCTAAACCCTACAACATACTGCTGGAGCAACTCAGTTCTTCAAATGAGGAGCTGGAGATGCGAAAGGAGGAAGTGCTGCTCCTCCGGTCACACATGGTCCGCCAAGAGGCTCTTAAACATAAG GACTCTGCACTCGGGGGAGGTGTGAAATTAGATCTTAGTGACAGTCcctcatttcaaaatgttggCAG GTCCGCTGACATCCATACACTGAATGAAGATGGAGAGCTGTGGCTGGCTTATGAAGGCTTGAAAGAGACCAATag ACTTCTGGAGTGCCAGATGCAGGAGCACGAACGTGTTAACAATGAGAAGTGTAAGAAGCTGCTGGAGGAGGTGAACAagttgaagaaagaaaaagatgaacAGCAGAAGCTGCTGGCGCAGAGCCTCAGCTTGCCCGAAGGTGCCCGCATTGGGGCGAGCCTGAACCACGAGATCACACGTCTCACAAATGAGAACCTG GAACTCCTGGAGCAGCAagagaaacaagacaaaacCATACGCAAGTtgaaaaaacaacttaaacttTACGTAAAGAAAGTTGAAGACTTTGAAG CGAGTGCTCAACAGAAGAATAACGCCCCTGTGATGAACGCTCCTGTCAGAGCGGTGAACATCACCCGCAAGGAGAAAGAGTACCAGGGCATGTTGGAATACAGGCAGGGTGACGAGAGCCGCTTGCTTAAGAATGTGGTCACAG ATCTGAAGCCTCGTGGTGTAGCAGTGAGCTTCATTCCCGGGCTTCCGGCTTACATCATCTTCATGTGCTTGCGATATGCTGACATTGTGAATGATGATCAGAGAGTCAGCACTCTGCTCAATTCCACCATCAGCAGCATCAAAGGGGTCATTAAG AGGAGAGGGGATGATTTTGAGGTAGTGTCCTTCTGGCTGGCCAACACGTGCAGATTAATGCACTGTCTGAAGCAGTACAGTGGAGATGAG GTTGTCATGACGCAGAACACTGCCAAGCAGAATGAGCACTGCTTGACCAACTTTGAACTGTCAGAGTATCAGCAGGTTTTTGGTGACCTGGCCATCCAGATTTACCGTCAGCTCATCAAATGCGTGGAGGACATCCTGCAGCCCCTGATTG TGGCAAGTATGCTGGAGCATGAGGCCATCCAGGGTGTTTTAGGGTCCAAACCGACAGGCCTGAGGAAGAGAAGCACCAGTTTCCCACAGGGGGCTGTTACAGTGGAAGCCCTCCTGCAGCGTCTTGGTCTCTTCCACACCACCATGTGTCAGCATGGGATGGACTCAGACCTCATTAAACAGGTGGTCAAGCAGCAGTTTTACATCATCTGTGCGGTCACACTCAACCACCTGCTGCTGCGCAAGGACATGTGCTCCTGGAGTAAAGGCCTGCAGATCAG GTACAATGTCTGGCAGTTGGAGGAGTGGCTGGCGGAGAAGGATCTGGCATGCTGCGGTGCAAAGGAGACTCTGGAGCCTCTCGTACAGGCTGCACAGCTTCTACAGACCAAGAAGAAGACTGAGGCAGACGCCCAAGCTATTTGCACCATGTGCACCGCCCTCACCACAGCACAG ATTTTGAAAGTGTTGACCTTGTACACCCCAGTCATCGAATTTGAAGAGCGAGTGCCGACAACGTTCATCGCAACTATTAAA aacCTTTTGAAAGACAGAGTTGAGTCGTCTACATTGATGATGGACACCAAGAAGATCTTTTCCATCACCCTCCCCTTCACACCCTCCTCAGTGGCTCTGGAAACCATCCAGATCCCTGCTAGCATCAATCTGGGCTTCCTCACCCGCATCTAG